The following are from one region of the Nicotiana tabacum cultivar K326 chromosome 3, ASM71507v2, whole genome shotgun sequence genome:
- the LOC107796712 gene encoding protein WUSCHEL, which produces MEAAQQQNQQHYLHQQHLSIGQVTNNIIEDGVGGNSSKNNSSSFMCRQSSTRWTPTTDQIRILKDLYYNNGVRSPTAEQIQRISAKLRQYGKIEGKNVFYWFQNHKARERQKKRLIAAAATDSNNNIPMHMRGVWRSADDPIHHKYNNTTGIHCPSASSHGVLAVGQNGNYGYGTLAMEKSFRDCSISPGGNSNGSMGHQNFTWVGVDPYTSHQAYPFLEKTKHFDETLVDDYEELQQEEENYQRASALETLPLFPMHEENISSFCNIKHESSGGFYTEWYRSDDHNLAAAARASLELSLNSFIGRSPNSP; this is translated from the exons ATGGAAGCTGCCCAACAACAAAACCAGCAGCACTATCTTCACCAACAACATTTATCAATTGGACAGGTGACAAACAACATTATTGAAGATGGTGTTGGTGGTAATAGCAGCAAAAACAACAGCAGCAGTTTCATGTGCAGGCAAAGTAGTACGAGGTGGACACCCACAACTGACCAGATAAGAATCTTGAAGGATCTTTACTACAACAATGGAGTTAGGTCTCCAACTGCTGAACAGATTCAGAGGATCTCTGCTAAGTTAAGACAGTACGGTAAGATTGAAGGCAAGAATGTGTTTTATTGGTTTCAGAACCATAAAGCTCGTGAAAGGCAAAAGAAGAGGcttattgctgctgctgctactgataGCAACAATAATATTCCCATGCACATGAGAGGTGTTTGGAGATCTGCTGATGATCCTAtccaccacaagtataacaacaCTACAG GTATTCACTGTCCATCAGCTTCTTCTCATGGTGTACTGGCCGTTGGACAGAATGGAAACTATGGTTATGGAACTTTAGCTATGGAAAAGAGCTTTAGG GACTGTTCAATATCACCAGGTGGTAACTCCAACGGATCAATGGGTCATCAAAACTTTACATGGGTTGGAGTTGATCCCTACACTTCTCATCAAGCTTATCCTTTTCTTGAAAAGACTAAACATTTTGATGAAACCCTAGTAGACGATTATGAGGAACtgcaacaagaagaagaaaattacCAAAGAGCCTCTGCTTTAGAAACTCTCCCACTTTTTCCCATGCATGAAGAGAACATCTCCAGTTTCTGCAACATCAAACATGAATCTTCAGGCGGATTCTACACAGAATGGTACCGTTCAGATGATCATAACTTGGCTGCTGCGGCCAGAGCTTCTCTTGAACTTAGTCTCAACTCTTTCATTGGCAGATCTCCTAATTCCCCTTAA